ACGCGCTGTACGCGTACCTCGACCCGCGGGTGGTGGCAGAATGAAGATCGGCCCGCTGTCGATCTCACCGCGGACGATCCGCAACCTCCGCAAGGAGTTCCGCTCGTCGGGGCTGGCCCGGATCGGCGTCGTGCTGGTCGTGCTCGTGCTGTTGGCGGCGGTGTTCGCGCCGATGATCGCGCCGCACAACCCCCGAACCCAGAACCTCGACCAGGCACAACTGCCGCCGCTGGGGTTCACCGACACCGAACAGCAGACCCGCTCGGAGATGGTCAACGGCAGCATCGAGACCGTCACCGAGAACGTGACCGTGAACGCGACGACGAAGTACCCGATGGGAACCAACTCGTTGGGGCAGGACATCCTCTCGCGGGCCATCTACGGCGCGCGAACGTCGCTGCTCGTCGGGTTCTTCGGGACGCTGTTGGCGGCGCTGTTGGGCGTCACCGTCGGCCTCACCGCGGGCTACTACCGCGGTCGCGTCGACGACGCGCTGATGCGCACGGCCGACGTGTCGCTGGCGTTCCCGTCGCTGGTGCTGGCGATCGCACTGATCGGGCTGTTCAGCAGGTTCCAAGCGAGCGTGGCCATCAAGGTCACCGATCCGCTGGTGGCGACCGGGTTCGCGGGGTGGTTCCGCGAGTTGGTCGGCCTGCCGACGCCGATGCCCGAGACGTTCGTGTTGCCGACGGTCGTCATCTTGGTCGTCGGCTTCGTCAACTGGGTGTGGTTCGCCCGCATCGCGCGCGGCGAGGCGCTCTCGATCCGCGAGGAGGAGTACGTGAAGGCCGCCCGCGCACTGGGTGGCAGCGACACCCGGATCGTGTTCCGGCACGTCCTGCCCAACGCCATCACGCCCATCCTCGTGCTCGCGACCATCCAGGTGGCCGCGATCATCCTGCTGGAATCTGCGCTGTCGTTCCTCGGCTTCTCGGGGACGACGCTCTCGTGGGGATTCGACATTGCCCAAGGACGTGACTACCTCTCGTCGTCGTGGTGGATCGCTACCGTGCCCGGCCTCGCCATCGTGCTGTCGGTCATCGGCATCAACCTCGTGGGGGACTGGCTCCGCGACGCGCTCGATCCGGGTATCGAGGGCGAGGGGGGACTGTAGATGAGCGACGCAGCCACCCGCGCCGAGGAGACGGGCGCCCCCGAGGGGCACCCGGACGACGTGCTCCGGGTGCGGAACCTCTCGACGCGCTTCTTCACCGAAGAGGGGCAGATCAACGCCGTCGAGTCCGTCGACTTCACCGTCCGCGACGGCGAGGTGTTCGGCATCGTCGGCGAGTCCGGATCCGGCAAGTCGGTGACGG
The DNA window shown above is from Halobaculum marinum and carries:
- a CDS encoding ABC transporter permease produces the protein MKIGPLSISPRTIRNLRKEFRSSGLARIGVVLVVLVLLAAVFAPMIAPHNPRTQNLDQAQLPPLGFTDTEQQTRSEMVNGSIETVTENVTVNATTKYPMGTNSLGQDILSRAIYGARTSLLVGFFGTLLAALLGVTVGLTAGYYRGRVDDALMRTADVSLAFPSLVLAIALIGLFSRFQASVAIKVTDPLVATGFAGWFRELVGLPTPMPETFVLPTVVILVVGFVNWVWFARIARGEALSIREEEYVKAARALGGSDTRIVFRHVLPNAITPILVLATIQVAAIILLESALSFLGFSGTTLSWGFDIAQGRDYLSSSWWIATVPGLAIVLSVIGINLVGDWLRDALDPGIEGEGGL